In Aspergillus flavus chromosome 3, complete sequence, one genomic interval encodes:
- a CDS encoding putative FAD dependent oxidoreductase, which yields MATRIASFIGISTVASLALANGINVPDTISRDVIILGAGSSGTYAAIRLKDEGKTVAVVERNDYLGGHGETYYTEDNTPLNFGVEGFFNTSVTRNYLERLQVPYGRRNPAPAHEDYVNLNTGQRTEYPPGQLQDREAFAKWVDAISQFGFLDDGVYRITEPVPEDLIIPFADFVKKYHLEDAVYALFSHTSGDVLEMITLYVIQYIGIPHAAALNEGYVRPIEGIAALYKSAGKELGSDVLLKTTPESVQRSKDGVEVTVRSADGTKTLLKGKQLLVTIPPLLENLHGFPLSDQESRIFSKWQYHQYWAALVNDTGLPDDVNIVNVDTERLYGVPEEPFIWRLDNHWAPGYHNIKLVGGSDFGEDEAKAYMYEKLDLLHEEGTYSTHKPEIVKFASHTPVTMFVSAEEIRGGFYRQLYELQGLNSTFWTGATWASDYSTLLWGYTDEVLDQMASS from the coding sequence ATGGCTACCAGGATTGCGAGTTTCATTGGTATTTCCACCGTCGCCAGTCTTGCTCTGGCAAATGGGATCAACGTCCCCGACACCATTTCTCGCGATGTAATCATCCTGGGTGCTGGCAGTTCGGGAACATATGCCGCGATTCGTCTCAAGGATGAAGGCAAGACCGTCGCTGTCGTTGAACGCAACGACTATCTCGGCGGCCACGGCGAAACCTACTACACCGAAGATAATACACCTCTAAACTTCGGTGTGGAGGGATTCTTCAACACGTCGGTGACTCGGAACTATCTCGAGCGGCTTCAGGTGCCCTATGGGCGCCGCAACCCTGCTCCCGCGCACGAGGACTACGTCAACCTCAACACAGGGCAACGAACAGAATACCCCCCAGGCCAGCTTCAGGACCGGGAAGCATTCGCCAAATGGGTCGATGCCATCTCTCAGTTTGGGTTCTTAGATGACGGCGTCTACCGAATTACAGAACCGGTGCCAGAGGACCTCATCATTCCTTTCGCGGACTTCGTAAAGAAGTACCATCTCGAGGATGCCGTGTACGCTCTCTTCTCTCACACATCTGGCGATGTCCTCGAAATGATCACTCTCTATGTCATCCAATACATCGGGATCCCCCATGCCGCCGCCTTGAATGAGGGCTACGTGCGTCCCATCGAGGGAATTGCCGCTCTGTACAAGAGCGCTGGCAAAGAGCTTGGTAGCGACGTCCTCTTGAAGACGACCCCTGAGTCTGTTCAGCGCTCTAAGGATGGCGTTGAAGTCACTGTGCGCAGTGCTGATGGCACCAAGACTCTCCTTAAGGGCAAGCAATTGCTTGTCACCATTCCGCCATTGCTGGAAAATCTCCACGGCTTTCCACTCAGCGACCAAGAATCCCGTATTTTCTCGAAGTGGCAGTATCACCAGTACTGGGCTGCGCTTGTCAATGACACCGGTCTGCCGGACGATGTGAACATCGTAAACGTTGACACAGAACGATTATATGGTGTTCCCGAGGAGCCATTCATCTGGCGCCTGGACAACCATTGGGCCCCCGGCTACCACAACATCAAACTAGTTGGTGGATCCGACTTCGGAGAGGACGAGGCGAAGGCGTATATGTATGAGAAgctcgatcttctccatgaggAGGGAACATACTCTACGCACAAGCCTGAGATTGTCAAGTTCGCGAGCCACACGCCTGTTACCATGTTCGTTTCAGCGGAGGAAATTCGTGGAGGGTTCTATCGCCAGCTGTATGAGCTCCAGGGGCTGAACAGCACATTCTGGACGGGCGCCACTTGGGCGTCAGATTACTCGACCTTGCTATGGGGGTATACGGATGAGGTTCTCGACCAGATGGCTTCTTCCTGA
- a CDS encoding putative tryptophan dimethylallyltransferase (dimethylallyl tryptophan synthase) yields the protein MEISRKAATELPKPFHVLSQALNLSNKDHAKWWYSTAPMFATMMASAGYDVHAQYKFLCIHREVIIPALGPYPEKGQPMHWKSHLTRFGLPFELSFNYSKSLLRFAFEPLGSLTGTEHDPFNTQAIRPVLQDLKGIVPGLNLEWFDHFTKALVVSDEEAQALRDGDIEIPVFKTQNKLAADLEPSGDIVLKTYIYPRIKSIATGTPKERLMFDAIKAADKCGKITAPLAILKEFIAERAPTLLGHFLSCDLVKPSESRIKVYCMERQLDLASIEGIWTLNGRRNDPETLEGLDALRELWQLLPITEGLCPLPNCFYEPGTSPQEQLPFIINFTLSPKSPLPEPQIYFPAFGQNDRAIAEGLATFFERRGWGGLAKTYPSDLASYYPDVDLNTANHLQAWISFSYKGKKPYMSVYLHTFEAFSGAAQEVSMCRDGHNH from the exons ATGGAGATCTCCAGGAAAGCAGCAACAGAGCTGCCAAAGCCCTTCCACGTGCTGAGCCAAGCCCTGAATCTCTCCAACAAGGACCACGCAAAATGGTGGTATAGCACAGCTCCGATGTTTGCCACCATGATGGCGAGTGCCGGCTATGATGTTCACGCACAATACAAGTTTCTCTGTATCCACCGCGAGGTCATCATCCCGGCATTGGGTCCATACCCTGAAAAGGGTCAGCCCATGCACTGGAAGAGCCATCTGACACGCTTTGGACTTCCTTTCGAGCTGAGCTTCAATTACTCTAAATCACTACTCCGGTTCGCCTTCGAGCCCCTGGGTTCTCTGACGGGAACTGAGCATGATCCGTTCAACACCCAAGCCATCCGGCCTGTTCTCCAGGACCTCAAGGGCATTGTCCCAGGGCTTAACCTGGAGTGGTTTGATCATTTTACCAAAGCATTGGTCGTTTCAGATGAAGAGGCTCAAGCTCTGCGGGATGGAGATATTGAGATCCCCGTCTTCAAGACACAGAACAAGCTGGCAGCTGATCTGGAGCCGTCGGGCGATATTGTCTTGAAGACCTACATCTACCCACGGATCAAGTCGATCGCGACCGGGACGCCAAAAGAGAGGCTCATGTTTGACGCAATCAAAGCTGCCGACAAGTGTGGCAAAATTACCGCTCCACTGGCAATCCTCAAGGAGTTTATAGCTGAGCGAGCACCCACCCTCCTCGGCCACTTTCTCTCATGCGATTTGGTCAAGCCATCCGAGTCCCGCATCAAAGTCTACTGTATGGAACGCCAGCTCGACCTGGCCTCCATCGAAGGTATTTGGACTCTGAACGGGCGACGGAACGATCCAGAGACACTGGAAGGCCTGGATGCGCTGAGGGAGCTATGGCAGCTATTGCCCATCACGGAGGGTCTGTGTCCACTGCCGAACTGCTTTTACGAGCCAGGTACCTCACCGCAGGAGCAGCTCCCCTTCATTATCAATTTTACCTTATCCCCCAAAAGCCCACTTCCCGAGCCACAGATCTATTTCCCTGCTTTTGGGCAGAACGACAGAGCCATCGCGGAAGGACTGGCCACCTTCTTTGAGCGCAGAGGCTGGGGTGGCTTGGCTAAGACCTATCCCTCTGATTTGGCATCGTACTA TCCGGATGTGGACTTAAATACTGCAAATCACCTGCAGGCGtggatttccttctcctACAAGGGTAAAAAACCGTATATGAGTGTCTACCTCCATACCTTCGAAGCTTTCAGTGGCGCTGCCCAGGAGGTGTCTATGTGTCGTGATGGCCACAATCATTAA